Genomic DNA from Paracoccus sp. MBLB3053:
GGAAATATCCGATGCGCGACTCGGTCTCAGCGCTCGAAGGTTTCGCCCAGCGAAGCGACCGCATTCATCTTCATGCGGGCGCGGTTCGATGAGATCACGCCAAGGATGAGGATCGTCACCAGATAGGGCAGGCTTGCCAGCAATTGCGAGGGCAGATGCCAGCCGACGGCCTGTCCGGTCAGTTCTGCAAGCGAGAGCGCGCCGAACAGGCAGGCGCCGAAGAAGACCCGCCCCGTCATCCAGGTTCCGAAGACGACCAGGGCCAGCGCGATCCAGCCGCGTCCGGCGATGATCCCGTCCGCCCAAAGCGGCGTGTAGACCGTCGCCGCATAGGCGCCCGCGATCCCTGCCATTGCCCCGCCAAAGGCGATGGCGCAGGCGCGCAGGACAAGAACAGGTGTCCCGATGGCCAGTGCGGCATGCGGGTTTTCACCCACCGCGCGGATCAGCAGGCCCAGACGGGTCGCCCGAAACACCCACCAGATCGAAACTGTGGCCAATAGGCCAAGCCAGACCACGATATCTTGCGAGAAGATGCCGCCGATCACGGGCAGCGAGGACAGGCCCGGCAGGCTGATTTCCTTCAATCCCGTGATCGTCAGGCTTTCATAGGGCTTGCCAATCAATGCGGACAATCCCAGCCCGAGAATGCCGATGGCAAGTCCGGCGGCCACCTGGTTCGCGCGCAACCACAGGACCAGCGTCGCAAAGACCAGCGAAAGAGCCGCCCCGCCAAGCGCGGCCAGAACGAAGCCCGCGAAATGTCCGGCGCCAAGATAGACGGAGATGAAGCCGATCGCGGCCCCGAACGCCATCATGCCCTCGACGCCCAGGTTCAGGACGCCCGAGCGCTCGA
This window encodes:
- a CDS encoding ABC transporter permease, which codes for MSAIEFILSGMLAAAMPFLLAALGELVVERSGVLNLGVEGMMAFGAAIGFISVYLGAGHFAGFVLAALGGAALSLVFATLVLWLRANQVAAGLAIGILGLGLSALIGKPYESLTITGLKEISLPGLSSLPVIGGIFSQDIVVWLGLLATVSIWWVFRATRLGLLIRAVGENPHAALAIGTPVLVLRACAIAFGGAMAGIAGAYAATVYTPLWADGIIAGRGWIALALVVFGTWMTGRVFFGACLFGALSLAELTGQAVGWHLPSQLLASLPYLVTILILGVISSNRARMKMNAVASLGETFER